One region of Nerophis lumbriciformis linkage group LG10, RoL_Nlum_v2.1, whole genome shotgun sequence genomic DNA includes:
- the LOC133612113 gene encoding homeobox protein DBX1-A-like: MMFPCSALPPPLYPDLLCPPAALTSPLPRSLPSGYRVEDLLRISQPAYSYIQRTFSAATPREFLSLSLEPSASSRALGPSPACSGFQSSGQPNHNSDSPQSACPASSCLKFGVSAILAPSARMGCSSPAVHSLQTKSFPLPFLDASLHPFIRTSYFTASSSSVVPVPGTFSWPLAPRGKPRRGMLRRAVFSDLQRKALERTFQKQKYISKPDRKKLAAKLGLKDSQVKIWFQNRRMKWRNSKERELLSSGGCRQQTLPTKTNPHPDLTDVCSTYCPGSRLDRTAATGQEQLENQDTHLHHHHHHHHQGSSPSQSSSEEITVS, encoded by the exons ATGATGTTTCCGTGCAGCGCCTTACCGCCGCCTCTCTACCCGGACCTGCTGTGCCCTCCGGCCGCGCTGACCTCCCCTCTCCCCCGGTCACTTCCGTCCGGGTACCGCGTGGAGGATCTTCTGCGAATTAGCCAGCCGGCGTACAGTTACATTCAACGGACGTTCTCCGCCGCGACCCCCCGTGAATTCTTATCGCTCAGCCTGGAGCCGAGTGCCTCATCCCGGGCGCTGGGACCGAGTCCCGCGTGTTCCGGGTTTCAGAGCTCCGGTCAGCCGAACCACAACAGCGACTCTCCGCAGTCTGCCTGCCCCGCCTCCAGCTGCCTCAAGTTCGGCGTCAGCGCCATCCTGGCACCGTCCGCTCGGATGG GTTGCTCTTCTCCTGCAGTCCACAGTTTGCAGACCAAATCGTTTCCACTACCATTCCTGGATGCAAGTCTCCATCCTTTCATCAGAACTTCCTATTTCACAG CCTCCTCCTCCTCTGTGGTCCCTGTCCCGGGAACCTTTTCATGGCCCCTGGCCCCCAGAGGCAAGCCCAGGCGGGGAATGCTGCGACGAGCCGTCTTCTCGGACCTCCAAAGAAAAGCCCTGGAGAGAACTTTCCAGAAGCAGAAGTACATCAGCAAGCCAGACAGGAAGAAGCTGGCGGCGAAACTGGGACTGAAAGACTCCCAG GTGAAGATCTGGTTTCAGAACCGGAGGATGAAATGGAGGAACTCGAAAGAACGAGAGCTGCTGTCGAGCGGAGGCTGTCGCCAGCAGACTCTCCCCACTAAGACCAACCCCCACCCGGACCTGACAGACGTGTGCAGCACTTACTGTCCCGGCAGCAGACTAGACAGGACTGCAGCCACGGGGCAAGAACAGCTGGAGAACCAGGACACACATCttcaccatcaccatcatcatcatcatcaaggcTCTTCTCCATCACAGTCCAGCAGTGAAGAAATCACAGTTTCATAA